AGCAAAGGCTTTTGAACTAGCTGCTAGGTTCTGCTATGGTGTGAAGTTTGAATTGACTTCCTCCAATGTTGTGCACCTTCGCTGCGCTTCTGAGTATCTTGAGATGGCTGAAGAGATCGCCGAGGGAAATTTGATTGCGCAGACAGAGAACTTCCTTACCCAGACAGTTCTCAAAAGCTGGAAAGATTCAATCAAGGCACTTCATACTTGCGATGATGtcattgatcttgctgaaaaattgcAAGTTGTGAAGAAGTGCATAGACTCAGTTGCAACTAAATCAAGCACTGATCCCGATGTATTTGGCTGGCCTGTCGCCCAGTATGGTGGTCCCACACAGAGTCCTGGAGGGAGCTTCTTGTGGAATGGTATTAGCACTGGAGCAAGGCCAAGAAattgcagttcagattggtggtatgATGATGTGTCATGCTTAAGCCTTCCATTATACAAGAAGGTAATCTCAGCTATGGAATACCGAGGCGTCAATCAGGACATTATTGTTGGATCCCTTAACCATTATGCCAAAAGGCGTTTACCTGGTCTGAATCGGCGCAAAAGCATTAGTGATGTCAGTAACTGCCTTTCAGTGTCAACTTTAACCACCATGCCTTCTGAAGAGGAGCAAAGGTATCTTCTTGAGGAGATTGATAGGCTGTTACCTTTCCAAAGGGGTGTTACATCTTGCAAGCTGTTATTTGGCCTTCTGCGCACAGCGATCTTCCTTAAAGCCAGCTCATCCTGCATGTCCAACTTGGAGCGTCGGATAGGTTTGCAGCTTGACAAGGCCACTCTGGAAGATCTTCTGATAACAAACATGTCTGAATCCATTGAAATGCTCTATGATGTGGATTGCGTACATAGGATTCTTGACCACTTCTTGGCAATGGATCAAGAAACTGGTGGAGCTTCTCCTGGCATTGGCGAAGATGGGCACCTATTGGCTTCTCCATCTCTATTGCCGATTACTATGGTTGCTAAGTTGATCGACGGCTACCTAGCTGAAGTTGCACCAGATGCCAACCTAAAGTTGCCAAAGTTTGTGTCTTTGGCTGCCGCCATACCAGACTATGCTCGGCCAATAGATGATGGACTTTACCGCGCCGTTGACATCTATCTGAAGGTAAACACTCTTTTATTTCTGCTCCCTGTTTCCAATGACACAATAACACACCGGTAGGTGAATTCTTTTGCATATCCTAAGTCAGGCAAATCATGATTAGCATCCATAACTTAGTTCTTCCTATCCTTGTAACTTCTTGTCGAGTTATATTTGAAAGGATTGGTGGATAGCTGTTCTGTTTTCAGTTCCAAAACCTTTTCTCAGTAAAACTAGATAGTACAGTAAAGGTTTGTGATCATTCAGCTTGCGCCGCAGGATAAAGAGGTTATTGAAGAAATAGTAGAGTAGGTTCAGAAACATTATTTAGGTTGCATGAAGGTGGTGCTTACTGCTTACTATTCTTCCTTTTACCTTCTGTTAACGAAGCTTATAGATAGTAATGTTTGATCTGTAATATTTGATATGGCATCGACAGGTAGCTAGTAATGTTTGATGTGGCATCAATCATAAGTTCACCTTGCTAATGTTTGTTTATGTTTTGTTTCTGCTCCTGTACATAGGCGCATCCCCATCTGTCGGAATCGGAGAAGGAAGAGCTTTGCCGGGTGATGGACTGCCAGAAGCTCTCTCTGGAGGCTTGCACCCACGCGGCGCAGAACGAGCGTCTCCCCCTGCGGGTCATCGTGCAGGTCCTCTTCTTCGAGCAGCTGCAGCTCCGGAGCTCCATCGCGGAGTGCCTGATGATCTCCGAGAACCTCGAGGGCGGATCGAGGCAGCTTGGCATGCCAACCTCTAGTGAGCAGCACCGTGGCGGTGTCGGCTGGCCCCTGGCCGCCAGGGAGAACCAGGCCCTGCGCGAGGGCATGGACGGCATGAAGCAGCGGGTGGCCGAGCTGGAGAAGGAGTGCTCCACCATGCGGGAGGAGATTGCGAGGCTGGGCCGCAGCAGGAGCGCCGGCAAGGGCAGGCTGTTCTCCCTTGGCACAAGGCCGCAGATCTGCAGCACCGCCAAGGATGCTACCCCCGCGAAGGTGACAACGGCGAGCGACGACGAGAGGCTGGCTGTGGTGAAAGTTGATGCCACACCCCGGCTGAAGCTGAGCAGACACAAGAAGAACCTGTCCATAGAGGCCTAGCAACATCGCTTGTGTTACTCTGTACTCTGAGTTTGGTGTTTTGCCGGTGAACTTGTTAGATGCTTTTTACATACCACCACCACCTATGAACGAAGAACTGAAAGAAGAAAATGAGTTGTTGAGACCTCATTCTAAGTTTTTAACAGCCACCCTGTATATTACGCACGCATGGCCATGGTGGCAGCGGTAACATCTTGTATCATGTGTCTCGTCTCTAGGATTGCTAGTTCATCTTGATTAATGTGTCCCGTCCCTATCGGTAGTGGTAGGCAGTCCTCCCTAGATGTGATCGGGATATTTGCCcacttcttttattttactttacgAGCAAGGCAGGAGCTCTGTGGATTTCATTAAGAGAAAAAAGTAAATACAGAGCtaccggtttataagaaaaaccaagGCCGAAAATCAACATGAACCAACACCGAACGCCAACACCATctaagggcatttctaaccgaATCCCCAATAACTGGTTAGAGGAGTAAAAATGCGCCAGCACCTAGACGATCCCCAATCTGCCTTAGAGGAGGATAAATTATCCTCAGCCGCCGCGGTACGGATCCGTGCCGCCATGCCCGATCCGCCGGCCCCCGCCCGGTTTGCCGACTTTCTGGACCTCGCTCCGTCACGGGCGCCGCAGAGGACATACATTGGCGTCCGACAGCGCGCGCGGGGGAGATGGGTAGAGAAGATCACCGACCGGTAGACCCACACGAGGAAGTGGGTCGGGTCGTTCCACACGGCGGAGCTCGCAGCGATGGAATATGACTGGTGGCAAGTCCGGTTCCATGGCGCCACCGTGAGGCTCAACTTCCCGTTTGGGACGGCGCCGGTCCACCTCGTCCTACTGGCGCCGGGTGTGGTGAGTGCGGCGATGGCTCGGGATGACCGAGAGGCGAGGGAGCGCCTCAAGGCGGAGGCCGTTGACAAGGCATACATGGTGGACCTCCGCCGTTAGCACCCCAAGCTCGTGGAGGCGAAGCGGGCGATATTCACCGACAATGGCGGGAAGGTCATCGTCATCTCCAACGATGAGGTGCAAGGCGGCGAGGAGGAAGGCATGGAGGAGTAGGAGTTCGACCTCAAGGAGTGGCGGCCCGGATCCATGTCTCACCAGCGGTGGCCTGTTGAGAAAGATTGGCTCGACCTCCACTATGGCCGATGAGTAGTCTAGTGTAGTTTAAATTTAAATTTATGTTTAATGTTCGATTGTCAAAACTATATTGAATTTATGTTTAAATGTATGCAAATTTCGGTTGAAACTAGGTTAAATTTATGCAAATTTATATTTTACTTCGCTAAGTTTAGTGGATCGGTTAGAACCGATCAAAACTTGGTGGAGCATaacggctcctttgattcaaagaaaTTTCATAGAATTTTTAAAGGGTTAGAATCCTTAGGATTTTTTTTCCTATGTTGATCGTTTGATTCACATGATTGAATTCTATAGGAATTTTCCTATGAAATCAAGTGAACCACATTTCATTGAAAATCAAGCATCCACTCCAAAAAAAtttacaatttttttgttttttctatagCATCAAACACTCTATGCAAATCTTATAGAATTCAAGTGGACATGCCACTCAAATCCTTTTTATTTTCTATTCCTACGTTCTGAAAATCCTTCAAATCAAAGAGGGCCTAAAGATTTACTTGAATGGAGATTATTTTTTAGGGATTAGCTAGAAATGCCCTAACATGACTAGAGCGATAGTAAGCAAGATATATGAAGGCGCCTTCAAGAAAGGAAAACGATGCGTGAGGACGCAGTCATCACCGgcatcgacctacttctttcagGTGACACGGCTCGAGTTGCGGGATGCCAGGACCtactccctcagttccaaaatagatgactcaactttgtacctcACACGTGATTTGTACGTTCCTCGTAGGTGGTTCACTTGCCCACTTGCCGTTGATCGCCGATCTCAGCGTCCACTCTTCCTCCGTACAGTTCGTGAAGGTTTGACAATGGGGCTCTGCCGtgggactcgatcacgtgcaactcGCACCGGTTATGATGAGTGCACGTGCCATCTACTCTAGTTATAAGCCAACCCAAGTACTCAAAATGCAATTACCAACAACCAAATATTATCGGCTGCGACATTTTTCAGCTGATCATGTAAATATCTTGTTACAGAACCCGCATGCAAGTGCGAAGTTTCGTCACACGTGATGTGGGGAATGATCAACCACACAATTTTCAATCAATCCCTGAAACAGATGCGGCGTAAAGAAATCAGAATCAACAGATATCCATCTACCCGGTCCGGCATGGTACCCAAGTTCATGGTTCATCTGGAGAAAATTCCCAGGTTGGCGTGCTGATCTTGAGTTCTTGACAGGGTCATCTGAAATTCCCACACGACGGCATACCCTTTGGCGTCGTGAAATCCATGTTAAGAACGACACTGGCTTGGCCCTGGCCCCCTACATCTATATTTCCTAGAGTAGAACTATTGGGACATTGGGGTCCTTCTCATTGGCTTCAGCAGATTTCTTACTGCCTCGcttcttctgcttgttcttgaaCCTGAATTGCTCTTTCTTGTTCTTCTCCCAACTTTTCTTGTGCTTCTTGTAAATGAACATTGCTGCGCGAGCATCCTCAATCTATACGGTTACCAAAATCACCATGCAAACTAGTTATGGACACAACTAATATGAGCAGGAAAGTGTTAGACTAGGATAATGAATTTTCAGTCTACTAGCAAGTGGCTATGTGAACGAGTGGTAAGCTATGGATCACAAGAACCAATCACATAGTTGATAAACAAGACAAATTTCATAATAAGCCCCTGGTCTATTTGCGTTTGTATAATCAAGCACTCAACATTAAATGTTGTTTAGTAAGCTCCTGAATCATTCTAGTTCAACTTAACACAATTTGTTGGCGCGACACTGATTTATTAGTCATTGAAGCAAAAGAGGATTGGAATGGGCTAAAATAAACCAAAATATACTGTTGAGGGGCTCAAAACTGAACTCGAGGCTTAAACACCATATAAAAATACATTATGAGTACAGTATCACACATACCGGGCAGTGCTCTTGCTGCTGTATCTTAACAGAAAGTTCTTGAGCAGCAAGATCTTTCAACGATCTCCGCTTGCCCTCCCTAAATTGAAAC
This portion of the Triticum dicoccoides isolate Atlit2015 ecotype Zavitan chromosome 7A, WEW_v2.0, whole genome shotgun sequence genome encodes:
- the LOC119327478 gene encoding BTB/POZ domain-containing protein At1g30440-like, translating into MACLKLGSRADVFRKQGQDWYCTTGLPSDITVVVGEQSFHLHKFPLLSKSGLLERLIREKIEKGEDSCAIDLSDIPGGAKAFELAARFCYGVKFELTSSNVVHLRCASEYLEMAEEIAEGNLIAQTENFLTQTVLKSWKDSIKALHTCDDVIDLAEKLQVVKKCIDSVATKSSTDPDVFGWPVAQYGGPTQSPGGSFLWNGISTGARPRNCSSDWWYDDVSCLSLPLYKKVISAMEYRGVNQDIIVGSLNHYAKRRLPGLNRRKSISDVSNCLSVSTLTTMPSEEEQRYLLEEIDRLLPFQRGVTSCKLLFGLLRTAIFLKASSSCMSNLERRIGLQLDKATLEDLLITNMSESIEMLYDVDCVHRILDHFLAMDQETGGASPGIGEDGHLLASPSLLPITMVAKLIDGYLAEVAPDANLKLPKFVSLAAAIPDYARPIDDGLYRAVDIYLKAHPHLSESEKEELCRVMDCQKLSLEACTHAAQNERLPLRVIVQVLFFEQLQLRSSIAECLMISENLEGGSRQLGMPTSSEQHRGGVGWPLAARENQALREGMDGMKQRVAELEKECSTMREEIARLGRSRSAGKGRLFSLGTRPQICSTAKDATPAKVTTASDDERLAVVKVDATPRLKLSRHKKNLSIEA